A genome region from Erigeron canadensis isolate Cc75 chromosome 3, C_canadensis_v1, whole genome shotgun sequence includes the following:
- the LOC122590849 gene encoding mitogen-activated protein kinase kinase kinase 18-like codes for MNYKKGPIIGRGSTATVLRATTVTGGLVAVKSTELSSSHFLQKEQQLLSKLSSPHVIKYIGSDIDYTIDNNPMYNLVMEYANGGSLLDVIKSGGGCVDECLIKSYTYQILLGLDYIHSNNLVHCDIKCSNILVCDKNVVKIGDFGCAKYVGEHTSSVFSGTPVFMAPEVARGEEQMFGADVWAVGCAVVEMATGRNPWPELNNPVSALYRIGYSDDIPFFPMWLSFECQDFLKKCLQRKVEERWTVKELLEHPFVSSKSCFEKIENFSKNNSPVSNLDQGFWDSLEETDSSPESVSGQSPMERIRQLVETSPSCLPNWVEENDWIAVRISHIDEIAKISEHDLYTDVDVEDNEDIDLSHTYSISGLEIDVLEEMSNSFMVMVGSDVDETSSAIVVAPSFLDCKNMINDNRLQIDSILRCFYIVYLENKSHIGNDRTTHFVICSCSVVDKQVENLLKT; via the coding sequence atgaacTACAAAAAAGGTCCGATCATAGGCCGTGGCTCGACCGCGACTGTCTTGAGGGCCACCACCGTGACCGGGGGCCTAGTTGCGGTCAAGTCCACCGAGCTTTCTAGCTCACACTTCTTACAAAAAGAGCAACAACTTCTATCAAAATTAAGTTCACCACATGTAATAAAATACATCGGGTCTGATATCGATTATACAATCGATAACAACCCGATGTATAACTTGGTAATGGAGTATGCAAATGGTGGGAGCCTTTTAGATGTGATCAAAAGTGGAGGAGGATGTGTTGATGAGTGTTTGATAAAATCTTATACTTATCAAATACTACTTGGTTTGGATTATATTCATTCCAATAATTTAGTACATTGTGACATTAAATGTTCCAATATTTTGGTTTGTGACAAGAATGTTGTCAAAATTGGTGATTTTGGTTGTGCCAAATATGTTGGAGAACACACATCCTCTGTATTTTCGGGTACTCCGGTTTTTATGGCTCCTGAAGTGGCACGAGGAGAAGAGCAAATGTTTGGGGCTGATGTTTGGGCAGTTGGGTGTGCGGTTGTTGAAATGGCAACGGGTCGTAACCCGTGGCCCGAGTTAAATAACCCGGTTTCTGCTCTGTATAGAATCGGGTATTCGGATGATATACCTTTTTTCCCAATGTGGTTATCGTTTGAATGTCAAGATTTCTTGAAGAAATGTTTGCAAAGAAAAGTTGAAGAAAGATGGACTGTGAAAGAGCTTTTGGAACACCCTTTTGTTAGCTCTAAATCTTGTTTTGAAAAGATTGAAAATTTTTCGAAAAATAATTCTCCAGTTAGTAACTTGGATCAAGGATTTTGGGATTCTTTGGAAGAGACGGATTCTTCACCAGAAAGTGTCTCGGGCCAGTCTCCCATGGAGAGAATAAGACAATTGGTAGAAACAAGTCCATCTTGTTTGCCAAATTGGGTTGAAGAAAATGATTGGATCGCGGTTAGAATAAGTCATATCGACGAAATCGCAAAGATTTCGGAGCATGATTTATATACGGATGTAGACGTGGAAGATAATGAGGATATCGATTTAAGTCATACATACTCGATTTCGGGTTTAGAAATTGATGTATTAGAAGAGATGTCAAACTCCTTTATGGTTATGGTAGGATCTGATGTAGATGAAACTAGTAGTGCAATTGTAGTTGCTCCAAGCTTTCTTGATTGTAAGAACATGATTAATGATAATCGTTTGCAAATTGATTCAATTCTAAGATGCTTTTACATTGTTTATTtag